A DNA window from Solanum lycopersicum chromosome 3, SLM_r2.1 contains the following coding sequences:
- the LOC101252060 gene encoding very-long-chain aldehyde decarbonylase CER1-like has protein sequence MASKPGILTEWPWTWLGNFKYVVLAPFVGRSIESLLNREDGSKIDIGYLIIFPFLLFRMLHNQIWISLSRYKTAKGDNRILDKTIEFDQVDRERNWDDQILLNGLLFYYGYMKLEQSHYLPIWRSDGIILTTLLHIGPVEFLYYWLHRALHHHFLYSRYHSHHHSSIVTEPITSVIHPFAEHIAYFLLFSIPLLTTVVTKTASIVSFGGYITYIDFMNNMGHCNFEIIPKWMFSTFPPLKYLMYTPSYHSLHHTQFRTNYSLFMPIYDYIYGTLDKSSDTLYEKSLERQGKSPDVVHLTHLTTPESIYHLRLGFASFASQPYTSKWYFWLMWPVTLWSMMVTWIYGHTFTVERNVFNNLNLQTWAIPKYRVQYFMQWQRETINNLIEEAIMEADQKGIKVLSLGLLNQDEKLNKNGEVYIRRHPQLKVKLVDGSSLAVAVVLNSLPKGTTQVVLGGHLSKVANAIALALCQGGVKVMTLREEEYKKLKSSLTPEAATNLLLSKTYTSKIWLVGDGLNEDEQLKVPKGTIFIPFSQFPPRKTRKDCFYFHTPAMITPKHFENVDSCENWLPRRVMSAWRIAGILHALEDWHEHECGNLMFDIEKVWKASLDHGFQPISVVSASESKA, from the exons ATGGCTTCAAAACCAGGGATTCTCACAGAATGGCCATGGACATGGCTTGGGAATTTCAAG tACGTTGTTTTGGCACCATTTGTGGGACGTAGCATTGAGTCATTGTTGAATAGAGAAGATGGAAGCAAGATAGATATTGGATACCTAATTATATTTCCATTTCTTCTATTCCGAATGCTTCACAATCAAATATGGATATCCTTGTCCAGATACAAAACTGCAAAGGGTGATAATCGAATTCTAGATAAAACCATTGAATTTGACCAAGTTGACAGAGAAAGAAATTG GGATGATCAAATCTTACTTAATGGACTACTATTCTATTATGGATACATGAAATTGGAGCAGTCTCATTACTTACCTATATGGAGAAGTGATGGTATCATTTTGACAACACTGCTTCATATTGGACCTGTCGAATTTCTCTATTATTGGCTTCACAGAGCTTTACACCATCACTTTCTCTACTCTCGTTACCATTCACATCATCATTCATCCATTGTTACTGAACCCATTACTT ctGTGATTCATCCATTTGCAGAGCACATAGCATACTTCTTGCTATTTTCCATACCACTACTCACAACAGTGGTAACAAAGACTGCTTCAATAGTTTCATTTGGTGGATATATCACTTATATTGATTTTATGAACAATATGGGCCATTGCAACTTTGAGATCATTCCCAAGTGGATGTTCTCTACTTTCCCTCCTCTCAAATATTTGATGTATACACCATC GTACCATTCACTACATCATACTCAGTTCAGGACAAATTACTCACTTTTCATGCCAATATATGATTACATATATGGTACATTGGACAAATCATCAGACACATTATATGAAAAATCACTTGAAAGGCAAGGGAAATCACCAGATGTGGTACATTTGACACATCTAACAACACCAGAATCCATTTACCATCTCAGGCTAGGATTTGCTTCTTTTGCCTCCCAACCCTACACCTCTAAGTGGTATTTCTGGTTAATGTGGCCTGTCACTTTGTGGTCTATGATGGTTACTTGGATTTATGGTCACACATTTACTGTTGAGAGAAATGTCTTCAACAATCTCAATTTGCAAACTTGGGCCATTCCAAAATATCGTGTTCAA tacTTTATGCAATGGCAAAGAGAGACCATTAATAACTTGATTGAAGAAGCTATCATGGAAGCAGATCAAAAAGGCATAAAAGTTTTGAGCCTTGGACTATTAAATCAg GATGAGAAACTGAATAAGAATGGGGAGGTTTACATAAGAAGGCACCCTCAACTAAAAGTAAAGTTGGTAGATGGAAGTAGCCTAGCTGTTGCTGTGGTCCTAAATTCACTACCCAAAGGAACTACCCAAGTGGTCCTTGGAGGCCATTTGTCAAAAGTTGCTAATGCCATTGCCCTTGCTTTATGCCAAGGAGGAGTAAAG GTCATGACATTGAGAGAAGAAGAGTACAAAAAGCTCAAGTCAAGTCTTACTCCTGAAGCTGCAACTAATTTACTTCTCTCAAAAACTTATACTTCAAAG ATATGGCTAGTAGGGGATGGATTGAATGAAGATGAACAATTGAAAGTACCAAAAGGAACAATTTTCATTCCATTTTCACAATTTCCACCAAGAAAAACTCGCAAGGATTGCTTCTACTTTCACACACCGGCAATGATTACTCCAAAACACTTTGAAAATGTGGATTCTTGCGAG AATTGGCTGCCAAGAAGAGTGATGAGCGCTTGGCGTATAGCTGGAATTCTACACGCACTTGAAGATTGGCATGAACATGAGTGTGGGAACTTGATGTTTGACATAGAGAAAGTGTGGAAAGCAAGTCTTGACCATGGTTTTCAGCCAATATCTGTGGTTTCTGCTTCTGAATCAAAGGCATAA